The following proteins are co-located in the Castanea sativa cultivar Marrone di Chiusa Pesio chromosome 8, ASM4071231v1 genome:
- the LOC142607048 gene encoding pentatricopeptide repeat-containing protein At2g29760, chloroplastic yields MSQKLMATQSTPPVSLPRHSKSINPNPYPLSPTVNNDRYPLLSLINQCNSTKQLKQVHAQMLRTGLFFDSFSAGKLITASALSSFSSLDYARQVFDQIPQPNLFTWNTLIRAYASSPDPIQSLLVFLQLLHHCEHFPDKFTFPFVIKAASELKAFRVGRAFHGMAIKALLSSDVYILNSLVHFYGSCGDLDLAYAVFVKTPQKDVVSWNSMITALAQGGCPEEALELFRGMEKENVKPNDVTMVGVLSACTKKLDLEFGRWVCSYIERNEINVNLTLSNAMLDMYMKCGSFEDAKRLFDKMQEKDIFSWTTMLDGYAKLGEYDEARHVFDAMPSKDIAAWNALISAFEQDGKPKEALAVFRELQLSKDAKPDEVTLVCALSASAQLGAMDLGRWIDVYIKKHGIKLNCHLTTSLIDMYAKCGDLEKALEVFYSAERKDVFVWSATIAGLAMHGHGRAALDLFSKMLEAKVKPNAVTFTNVLCACSHTGLVNEGQRLFYQMEPVYGVLPGEKHYACMVDILGRSGHLQEAVKLIEKMPILPTASVWGALLGACRLHGNIELAEQACSHLLELDPRNHGAYVLLSNIYAKTGKWDRVSGLRKIMRDFGLKKEPGCSSIEVNGIVHEFLVGDNSHKLSKEIYSKLDEITAKLKSVGYVPNKSHLLQLVEEEDMKEQALNLHSEKLAIAYGLISMGPSQPIRVVKNLRVCGDCHSVAKLISGLYDREILLRDRYRFHHFRGGNCSCMDYW; encoded by the coding sequence ATGAGCCAAAAACTGATGGCAACTCAAAGCACCCCACCTGTCTCTCTACCACGTCACTCCAAGTCCATCAACCCAAACCCGTACCCGCTCTCCCCAACTGTCAATAACGACCGGTATCCACTACTATCACTGATCAACCAATGCAACAGTACGAAGCAGCTAAAGCAAGTCCATGCCCAAATGCTCCGTACAGGTCTCTTCTTCGACTCTTTTTCAGCCGGCAAGCTCATCACTGCCTCTGCTCTCTCATCCTTCTCCAGCCTCGACTACGCCCGCCAGGTGTTCGATCAAATTCCTCAACCAAATCTTTTTACTTGGAACACTCTCATTCGTGCTTATGCGTCCAGCCCTGACCCCATTCAGAGCCTTCTAGTCTTTCTACAACTGCTTCATCACTGTGAACATTTTCCTGACAAATTCACTTTTCCTTTCGTGATCAAAGCGGCTTCAGAACTCAAAGCTTTCCGGGTTGGGAGAGCGTTTCATGGGATGGCGATTAAAGCGTTGCTTAGTTCGGATGTCTATATTCTGAATTCACTCGTGCATTTTTATGGTTCGTGTGGGGATTTGGATTTGGCGTATGCAGTGTTTGTGAAAACTCCGCAAAAAGATGTGGTTTCTTGGAATTCTATGATCACAGCTCTTGCACAAGGGGGTTGTCCTGAAGAGGCATTAGAGTTATTCAGGGGAATGGAGAAGGAGAATGTGAAGCCGAATGATGTGACAATGGTGGGTGTTCTTTCGGCTTGCACGAAGAAGTTGGATTTGGAGTTTGGGAGGTGGGTGTGTTCCTATATTGAAAGGAATGAGATTAATGTGAACTTGACTCTAAGTAATGCAATGCTGGATATGTATATGAAATGTGGGAGCTTTGAAGATGCAAAAAGATTGTTTGATAAGATGCAAGAGAAGGATATTTTCTCTTGGACAACTATGCTTGATGGATATGCTAAGTTAGGGGAATATGATGAGGCTCGACATGTTTTTGATGCAATGCCTAGTAAAGATATAGCTGCATGGAATGCACTGATTTCCGCTTTTGAACAGGATGGCAAGCCAAAGGAGGCTTTGGCTGTTTTTCGTGAATTGCAGCTCAGTAAGGATGCAAAACCAGATGAGGTCACTCTTGTTTGTGCTCTATCAGCTTCTGCTCAGTTAGGAGCAATGGATTTGGGCAGGTGGATCGATGTGTACATAAAGAAGCATGGGATTAAGTTAAATTGTCATCTCACGACCTCTCTTATTGACATGTATGCTAAGTGTGGGGATCTAGAGAAAGCACTTGAGGTATTTTATTCGGCTGAAAGAAAagatgtgtttgtttggagtgCCACCATTGCTGGTCTGGCAATGCATGGCCATGGGAGGGCTGCATTAGATTTGTTCTCAAAGATGTTAGAAGCTAAGGTCAAGCCCAATGCTGTGACTTTCACCAATGTATTATGCGCCTGTAGCCACACAGGATTAGTAAACGAGGGACAAAGGTTATTCTATCAAATGGAGCCAGTTTATGGGGTTCTTCCTGGAGAGAAGCATTATGCTTGCATGGTTGATATTCTTGGTCGTTCAGGCCATCTGCAAGAAGCTGTCAAATTGATAGAGAAAATGCCCATACTTCCTACTGCTTCTGTATGGGGGGCTCTGCTTGGGGCCTGTAGACTTCATGGGAATATTGAGCTTGCTGAGCAGGCTTGTAGCCATTTGCTTGAGTTGGACCCTAGAAATCATGGAGCCTATGTGCTTTTGTCGAACATATATGCTAAAACAGGGAAATGGGATAGAGTTTCAGGGTTAAGGAAGATTATGAGAGATTTTGGACTAAAGAAAGAGCCAGGTTGTAGTTCAATTGAGGTCAATGGAATTGTTCATGAGTTTCTAGTTGGTGATAATTCTCACAAGCTATCTAAGGAAATCTACTCAAAATTGGATGAGATTACAGCAAAATTAAAGTCAGTCGGTTATGTGCCAAACAAGTCCCATCTCCTGCAACTtgttgaagaagaagacatgAAAGAGCAGGCCCTAAACCTTCACAGTGAGAAGTTAGCAATTGCCTATGGACTTATTAGTATGGGCCCATCTCAACCGATTCGAGTTGTGAAGAATCTTCGTGTTTGTGGGGACTGTCACTCAGTTGCTAAGCTCATATCTGGGCTTTATGATAGAGAGATACTTCTAAGAGACCGTTATCGCTTCCATCATTTTAGAGGAGGAAATTGCTCATGTATGGATTATTGGTGA
- the LOC142605987 gene encoding LRR receptor-like serine/threonine-protein kinase EFR → MSVSLSKEANFFLPDDHLLMNTRPLFSLTYHVIFLLFLSLSISKFSLATTLSNETDKLALLEFKSHIDSPLNVLASWNDSFHFCHWVGVTCGNKHQRVIGLDLKNKNLVGNISPHNGNLSFLRSLDLASNSFHGGIPSEVGYLTRLQTLNLSYNPILGGAIPVNLSYYSNLQYLDLQYNDLVQGIPSELGFLSKLQKLILESNNLSGRFPPSLGNLSSLQYLSFAYNNLEGEIPNTVAQMKTLTSFFVELNHLSGVFPPSLYNLSSLTNIALTLNNFIGSLKPDLGIVLQNLQILWIGGNQFTGTIPISLSNVSDIHNLDLGNNSFTGTIPMSFGNLQNLRWFAAGNNLLGNYSVDDLSFLSSLNNCSQLEHLSVSHNQLGGELPNSITNLSILLTSLWLGGNFIGGSIPTHISNIVSLTERHLEQNLLTGSIPNSIGKLSSLNILNLGANKLIGEIPSSFGNMTQLLSLYMYNNSLEGSIPPSLQRCSHLQDVRLCHNKLNGTIPEQLLGLHSLPLVLINVSHNSLIGSLPPDVGNLKFLVELDVSYNKFSKEIPAQLGDCLALEKLYMQGNYFEGTIPDLSKLKVIQYLYLSNNNLSGQIPRYMINFHMQNLNLSFNNLEGDVPVEGVFRNASAVEVKGNTGLCGGIQELHLHACPIQLSKKPRKHFAFKLILAISVAAAFCLTLFSLIALSWLKKSKKKSLSISTFGPSYQKISYKELRNATDGFSLRNLIGSGNFGSVDKGKLGPDVKTVAVKVLNLLKQGACKSFIAECEALRNIRHRNLVKILTACSSIDFEGNDFKALVYEFMPNGSLEMWLHPEDGLKQLRSLNLLQRINIAIDVASALLYLHHHCQTPIIHCDLKPSNILLDDDLNAHISDFGLARLLLKSGKEVLLSQLSSAGIKGTVGYAAPEYGMGSQLSTNGDVYSFGILLLEMLTGRRPTDKLFKDDLNLHNFVKLALPGRVMEIMDHSIFNKVGESDNMVTSWSDWTSGHTECLILVFQIGFACSTESPIDRMDMSRVALELLSIRRQIPLDRNS, encoded by the exons ATGTCAGtatctctctctaaagaagctAATTTCTTCCTCCCAGATGATCATCTGCTTATGAATACACGACCACTCTTCTCACTAACCTACCATGTCATCTTTCTTCTGTTCCTCTCCTTATCGATCTCAAAATTTTCCTTAGCTACCACACTTTCAAACGAAACTGATAAACTTGCACTGCTAGAATTCAAGTCCCACATAGATAGCCCACTTAATGTCCTGGCTTCTTGGAATGACTCTTTCCATTTCTGCCACTGGGTTGGGGTCACTTGTGGCAACAAACACCAAAGAGTCATCGGTTTGgacctaaaaaacaaaaatttggttGGCAACATATCACCCCACAATGGAAATCTTTCTTTCCTTCGATCCCTCGACCTTGCAAGTAACTCTTTCCATGGTGGAATTCCCTCAGAAGTTGGTTACTTGACCCGGCTTCAAACTTTGAACCTGAGTTATAATCCAATATTGGGAGGGGCAATTCCAGTCAATCTTTCTTACTATTCCAACCTACAGTATCTTGATCTCCAGTACAACGATTTAGTACAAGGAATCCCTTCAGAACTTGGTTTTTTGTCAAAACTTCAGAAACTAATTCTTGAAAGCAATAATCTAAGTGGAAGGTTCCCACCTTCTCTGGGGAACTTGTCCTCTCTCCAATATCTTTCGTTTGCATATAACAATTTAGAGGGAGAAATCCCAAATACAGTAGCCCAGATGAAAACCTTGACATCTTTTTTTGTAGAACTAAATCATCTTTCTGGTGTGTTTCCACCTTCCCTATACAATTTATCATCACTCACAAATATTGCCTTGACTCTTAACAACTTCATTGGTAGCCTCAAACCTGACTTGGGCATTGTTCTTCAAAATCTCCAGATACTTTGGATAGGAGGAAACCAATTTACAGGAACCATTCCAATTTCATTGTCCAATGTCTCAGACATTCACAATCTCGATCTTGGTAATAATTCTTTCACAGGAACCATACCTATGAGTTTTGGTAATCTACAAAATCTTCGATGGTTTGCTGCTGGTAATAATCTTCTTGGAAATTATTCAGTTGATGATTTGAGTTTTCTGAGTTCTTTGAACAACTGCAGCCAGTTAGAGCATCTGTCTGTCAGCCACAACCAATTGGGAGGTGAGCTGCCTAACTCCATAACAAACCTCTCAATCCTATTAACATCGCTATGGCTAGGAGGGAATTTTATTGGTGGGAGCATACCCACGCACATATCAAATATTGTCAGTCTAACGGAACGTCACTTAGAACAGAACTTGTTGACAGGGAGTATTCCAAATTCAATTGGAAAGCTCTCAAGCTTGAACATTCTAAACTTAGGGGCAAACAAGCTGATAGGGGAGATCCCATCTTCCTTTGGTAACATGACTCAATTGCTTTCCCTCTATATGTACAATAACAGCTTAGAAGGGAGCATACCCCCAAGTCTTCAAAGGTGTAGCCACTTGCAAGATGTACGCCTTTGCCATAATAAATTAAATGGCACCATACCTGAGCAACTTCTTGGCCTCCACTCTCTTCCTCTAGTCCTTATTAATGTGTCACATAATTCTTTGATCGGTTCCTTACCACCAGATGTTGGAAACCTGAAATTTCTTGTTGAACTAGACGTTTCATACAACAAATTTTCCAAAGAGATTCCAGCCCAGCTAGGGGACTGTTTGGCCTTAGAAAAACTTTATATGCAAGGAAACTACTTTGAAGGAACCATTCCCGACTTAAGTAAGTTAAAAGTTATTCAATAtctttatctctctaacaacAACTTGTCAGGCCAAATCCCAAGGTATATGATTAATTTTCACATGCAAAATTTGAACCTATCTTTCAACAATCTTGAGGGAGATGTACCTGTAGAAGGGGTCTTCAGAAATGCTAGTGCAGTTGAAGTCAAAGGCAACACTGGTCTTTGTGGGGGGATCCAAGAGCTGCATTTGCATGCATGCCCCATTCAATTATCCAAGAAACCTAGAAAGCATTTTGCTTTTAAGTTGATACTTGCAATAAGCGTTGCAGCTGCTTTCTGCTTGacattattttctttgattgctCTTTCTTGGTTGAAAAAGTCAAAGAAGAAATCCCTTTCCATTTCCACCTTTGGACCCTCCTACCAAAAGATCTCTTATAAAGAATTACGCAATGCAACTGATGGATTCTCTTTGAGGAATTTGATTGGTTCAGGTAATTTTGGCAGTGTCGATAAAGGAAAACTTGGTCCAGATGTAAAAACTGTTGCAGTCAAGGTACTCAATCTTCTAAAGCAAGGAGCTTGCAAGAGTTTCATTGCTGAATGTGAAGCCTTAAGGAACATCCGTCATCGAAACCTTGTTAAGATTCTGACTGCTTGTTCGAGTATTGATTTTGAGGGCAATGATTTTAAAGCTTTAGTCTATGAGTTCATGCCAAATGGAAGCTTGGAGATGTGGTTACATCCTGAAGATGGGCTCAAGCAACTGAGAAGTTTAAATCTTCTCCAAAGAATCAACATTGCAATAGATGTGGCTTCGGCTTTGCTTTATCTTCATCATCATTGCCAAACTCCTATTATTCATTGTGATCTAAAACCAAGCAATATTCTTCTCGATGATGATCTGAATGCTCATATAAGTGATTTTGGTTTGGCTAGGCTCCTTTTAAAATCTGGGAAGGAAGTTCTTCTTAGTCAATTAAGCTCAGCAGGGATTAAGGGAACTGTCGGATATGCTGCTCCAG AGTATGGAATGGGTAGTCAACTTTCAACTAATGGGGATGTTTATAGCTTTGGGATCCTCTTATTGGAGATGTTAACCGGAAGAAGACCCACTGATAAATTATTCAAAGATGACTTGAACCTTCACAACTTTGTTAAGTTGGCATTGCCGGGACGAGTGATGGAGATTATGGACcattcaattttcaacaaagtAGGAGAATCTGATAACATGGTTACAAGTTGGAGTGATTGGACAAGTGGACACACTGAATGCTTGATATTGGTCTTTCAAATTGGATTTGCATGTTCAACAGAATCTCCAATAGATAGAATGGACATGAGCAGAGTAGCCCTGGAATTGCTTTCAATTAGAAGGCAAATTCCTTTGGACCGAAACTCTTGA
- the LOC142605988 gene encoding uncharacterized protein LOC142605988, translating into MILSAIISSLIKHILAHVVKFNTSRDVWQASERMFNSLSRARTMQIHYQLATLKKGNSSIANYFHQFTSLVDTIAAIAHALNDFEIISFLLVGLGFEYDSFVKFVTTRVDPLSIDELYGHLLAHELRLKHQQPTVHLSLAGANFAGRGPSRGGHGGGSSPSAGCDSSSRNQQNFRGRGHGHSSPSSQNHPIYQVCHKTGHTTLKCYHRFDNPFSTDTTSNMHALLAAPQALPDLNWYPDSGATHHLTSDLENLNVKAEEYHGLDQIRIGNGIDSNWRAAMNLEFDALLKNYTWVLVPPHTTRNVIGCKWVFRVKHNADGFVERYKARLVAKGFH; encoded by the exons ATGATTCTCAGTGCCATAATATCCTCCCTCATCAAGCATATTCTGGCTCATGTGGTCAAATTCAACACATCAAGGGATGTGTGGCAAGCCTCAGAGAGAATGTTTAACTCTCTATCAAGAGCTCGAACAATGCAAATCCACTATCAGCTCGCCACTTTGAAGAAAGGCAATTCCTCAATTGCTAATTATTTTCACCAGTTTACATCACTGGTTGATACAATTGCTGCTATTGCTCATGCCTTGAACGATTTTGAAATTATCTCATTTCTTCTAGTTGGTTTGGGATTTGAATATGATTCCTTTGTTAAATTTGTGACCACAAGAGTTGATCCTCTCTCTATTGATGAATTATATGGGCATTTATTAGCTCATGAACTCCGGCTTAAGCATCAACAACCAACTGTGCACCTCTCACTTGCAGGGGCAAATTTTGCGGGGCGAGGGCCTTCACGTGGTGGTCATGGAGGTGGTTCCTCCCCTTCAGCAGGCTGTGACTCTTCATCCAGGAATCAACAAAATTTTCGAGGACGGGGGCATGGTCACTCTTCCCCTTCCTCCCAAAATCATCCCATCTACCAGGTTTGCCACAAGACAGGACATACGACCTTGAAGTGCTATCACAGGTTTGATAATCCCTTCTCCACTGACACTACCAGTAATATGCATGCTCTGCTCGCCGCTCCACAAGCTTTACCCGATCTCAATTGGTACCCTGATTCTGGTGCAACTCATCATCTCACTTCTGATCTAGAAAATTTGAATGTGAAGGCAGAGGAGTATCACGGTCTTGATCAGATTCGCATTGGTAATGGTATTG ACTCCAATTGGCGTGCGGCCATGAATCTCGAGTTTGATGCTTTGCTCAAAAATTATACATGGGTTCTTGTTCCTCCTCACACTACTCGCAATGTCATTGGATGCAAATGGGTATTTCGGGTTAAGCATAATGCTGATGGTTTCGTTGAACGCTATAAAGCTCGCTTGGTGGCCAAAGGATTTCATTAA